The following are from one region of the Armatimonadota bacterium genome:
- a CDS encoding alpha-L-fucosidase encodes MKLRSLAACAFCLAALPVVVQAQQLMVNPNTGETQQQFARRTAWWRKAKFGMFIHWGIYSVPADSRHGAAEWYFSNEHMQVKDYEKFAPLFNPVDFNAAAWVKVAKDAGMKYMVITSKHHDGFCMFNTKYTNYNIVKATPFHHDPMKDLSAAARRQGLTFCFYYSIMDWHNPEYLPRRSWDVRSVGKASLDTYIHDYLEPQLRELLTNYGPIGIIWFDGGWEHTGAQLHSQEINRLIRSIQPKVMINDRDHEPQDYSTPEQTIPANALPNGRLWETCMTMNNTWGYSANDHDFKSAPDLIRKLCDIASKGGNFLLNVGPDSLGRIPQEEVDRLEAIGRWMKVNGDSIYGTTKSPWTRPQFDGRCTTKGSNLYLQVFNWPEGGLKLQGLQTHVKGVSALADGDAVRFLQVGDLLTIDKPSVIDPTATVLQVRLAGAPVVTEVLPQVQASADGSFSLSAADATLGGPGIQLESHGGIQNIGYWSDSQDQAKWLVHAETAGKYQVQIEWACDTGDAGNMAQIQAVGKSGAAHGLQVSVPDTGGWDTFATATLPGSLSLEPGENRVSLSVAGALHGALMNVRVIRLIPSPSSR; translated from the coding sequence ATGAAACTCCGATCACTTGCAGCATGCGCATTCTGCCTTGCGGCGTTGCCTGTCGTTGTGCAGGCCCAGCAGTTGATGGTAAACCCGAACACGGGCGAAACGCAGCAGCAGTTTGCCAGGCGGACTGCGTGGTGGCGAAAGGCAAAGTTCGGCATGTTCATCCATTGGGGAATCTATTCGGTTCCGGCCGACAGCCGGCATGGCGCGGCTGAGTGGTACTTCAGCAATGAGCATATGCAGGTCAAGGATTATGAGAAGTTTGCGCCGCTGTTCAACCCGGTGGATTTTAACGCCGCGGCTTGGGTGAAGGTGGCGAAAGACGCCGGCATGAAGTACATGGTGATTACGTCAAAGCATCACGATGGCTTCTGCATGTTCAACACCAAATACACCAACTATAACATCGTCAAAGCGACGCCGTTTCATCATGATCCGATGAAGGATCTCTCGGCAGCGGCCCGGCGGCAGGGACTGACGTTCTGCTTCTACTACTCGATCATGGATTGGCACAATCCAGAGTATCTGCCCCGCCGAAGCTGGGACGTGAGGTCCGTAGGAAAGGCCAGCCTCGACACGTACATCCACGACTATCTGGAGCCGCAGCTGCGGGAGCTGCTGACGAACTACGGCCCAATCGGCATTATCTGGTTTGATGGAGGCTGGGAGCATACCGGCGCACAGCTCCACTCGCAGGAGATCAACCGGCTGATACGGTCGATTCAGCCGAAGGTTATGATTAACGATCGCGATCACGAACCGCAGGATTACTCCACGCCGGAGCAGACGATTCCGGCAAACGCTCTGCCCAACGGCAGACTGTGGGAAACCTGCATGACGATGAACAACACGTGGGGCTATTCAGCAAACGATCACGACTTCAAATCGGCGCCGGATCTGATCCGGAAGCTTTGCGATATTGCCAGCAAGGGCGGGAACTTCCTGCTAAACGTCGGGCCCGACTCGCTTGGCCGCATTCCGCAGGAGGAAGTCGATCGGCTGGAGGCAATCGGGCGCTGGATGAAGGTGAATGGCGACAGCATCTACGGCACAACGAAATCACCCTGGACCCGCCCGCAATTCGATGGCCGCTGCACCACGAAGGGCTCTAACCTCTACCTTCAAGTGTTCAACTGGCCGGAGGGCGGCCTCAAACTGCAGGGCCTGCAGACGCATGTCAAGGGCGTGTCGGCTCTCGCCGATGGTGACGCGGTAAGATTCCTTCAGGTCGGTGACCTGTTGACGATCGACAAGCCTTCCGTTATCGACCCAACCGCGACGGTTCTTCAGGTACGGCTCGCCGGGGCGCCCGTCGTGACGGAGGTGCTTCCGCAGGTACAAGCGTCAGCGGACGGCTCCTTTTCGTTGAGCGCCGCAGATGCCACACTGGGCGGACCTGGTATTCAGCTGGAAAGTCACGGAGGTATCCAGAACATCGGATACTGGTCCGACAGCCAGGACCAGGCGAAATGGCTTGTGCATGCCGAAACGGCCGGCAAGTATCAGGTCCAGATCGAGTGGGCATGCGATACCGGTGATGCCGGAAACATGGCGCAGATACAGGCCGTGGGAAAGTCGGGCGCCGCGCACGGACTTCAGGTCTCGGTTCCGGACACAGGCGGATGGGATACGTTTGCTACAGCAACACTACCCGGTTCGCTGAGCTTGGAGCCTGGCGAAAACCGTGTGAGCCTGAGCGTTGCCGGCGCGCTGCATGGCGCGCTGATGAACGTACGCGTCATTCGTCTCATACCATCGCCCAGCAGTCGGTAA
- the recJ gene encoding single-stranded-DNA-specific exonuclease RecJ, with protein MRRISTFGRMRWNLPAAPEPVVGKLLDAAGGSRLLAGILASRGCASPEAAHRFLHPSLSQLAPAVALPDIDAACARVIQAIKNGERIRVFGDYDGDGLTSAALWYRFLRRLNADVDVRVPHRLREGYDLRIGAIEAAHAEGRKLIITCDCGTTRLEEVERAQALGMDVVITDHHEITDQSCLPSAVAVVNPNRPDAQFPFRDMAGVGVAFRVCEEIAHRLGVSRAYFHRAFLDLAAVGTVTDMMPLLEDNRVIVAHGLRQLEESTKSGLVWLRRVSGCDQRQLHASHIGFQIGPRLNAAGRMSDPARALELLTTDDDEVAQAIAQELNDLNMKRRDATAAAVTQAEVSLQAHGELAPCLVVYNPAWSPGIVGLVAGKLVERYSRPVVAIGAGDDVNGRLVARGSARSIAKFNMLQAITECSANLEEFGGHAHAAGISIAEDKIDLFTLAMARIGERHLTEEDLMPVLEIDASVAPDDLTMETVERLEQLAPFGQGNPEPRLRCDDMRIVVVRRMGSGGAHLRLTLSAGSCRFEAPWFGRGELADVLPVGAVVDACFRLHRDERNGGVELILEDVAPANRDAQQPSR; from the coding sequence ATGCGCCGAATAAGCACCTTCGGGCGGATGCGGTGGAACCTCCCGGCGGCCCCGGAACCCGTTGTTGGAAAGCTCCTCGACGCGGCAGGAGGAAGTCGCCTGCTCGCAGGCATTCTGGCCAGCCGCGGATGCGCTTCGCCCGAGGCCGCTCACCGCTTCTTGCACCCCAGCTTGAGTCAGCTGGCGCCTGCAGTGGCGCTTCCTGATATTGACGCGGCATGCGCCCGCGTGATTCAGGCGATAAAGAACGGCGAGAGGATTCGCGTATTCGGAGATTATGACGGAGATGGACTGACCAGCGCGGCGCTCTGGTACCGGTTTCTGCGCCGGCTCAATGCCGATGTGGACGTGCGCGTGCCACATCGCTTGAGAGAGGGATACGACCTTCGGATCGGCGCCATTGAGGCCGCCCATGCCGAGGGCAGAAAGCTCATCATTACCTGTGACTGCGGCACCACGCGGCTCGAGGAGGTGGAACGCGCGCAGGCTTTGGGAATGGATGTGGTGATCACCGATCATCACGAGATCACCGACCAGTCGTGCCTCCCTTCGGCCGTCGCCGTGGTCAATCCGAACCGGCCAGACGCCCAGTTTCCATTTCGTGATATGGCTGGAGTGGGTGTGGCCTTTCGTGTTTGTGAGGAGATCGCCCACCGCCTTGGCGTCAGTCGAGCGTACTTCCACCGCGCATTCCTCGATCTGGCCGCGGTCGGCACCGTCACCGACATGATGCCGCTGCTTGAGGATAACCGGGTGATCGTAGCCCATGGCCTGAGGCAGCTGGAGGAATCCACCAAATCCGGTCTGGTCTGGCTCCGGCGCGTCTCGGGGTGCGACCAGCGCCAACTGCATGCCAGCCACATCGGATTTCAGATTGGTCCCCGCCTGAACGCCGCAGGACGAATGAGCGATCCCGCACGCGCTCTCGAGCTGCTGACCACCGACGATGACGAAGTCGCGCAGGCTATCGCCCAGGAGTTGAACGACCTCAATATGAAGCGGCGTGACGCTACCGCTGCCGCCGTTACACAGGCTGAGGTCAGCCTGCAGGCACATGGGGAGCTTGCACCGTGCCTGGTGGTCTACAACCCGGCATGGTCACCCGGCATCGTTGGGCTCGTTGCCGGAAAGCTGGTGGAGCGGTACAGCCGGCCTGTGGTGGCGATTGGAGCGGGTGATGACGTTAACGGGCGACTGGTGGCGCGCGGATCCGCGCGCAGCATTGCGAAATTCAATATGCTGCAGGCCATTACGGAGTGTTCGGCGAATCTTGAGGAGTTCGGCGGGCACGCACACGCCGCAGGCATCTCCATCGCCGAAGACAAGATCGACCTCTTCACGTTGGCGATGGCGCGGATCGGCGAACGGCATCTCACTGAGGAAGACCTGATGCCGGTTCTGGAGATCGACGCCTCCGTGGCGCCAGACGATCTGACCATGGAGACTGTGGAACGCCTGGAGCAGCTCGCTCCGTTTGGCCAGGGCAATCCGGAGCCTCGACTGCGGTGCGACGATATGCGAATCGTCGTAGTCCGTCGCATGGGGTCTGGCGGCGCGCACCTGCGACTGACGCTTTCTGCGGGTTCGTGCCGGTTCGAGGCGCCGTGGTTCGGTCGCGGTGAACTGGCCGACGTCCTACCGGTTGGAGCTGTGGTGGACGCCTGTTTCCGCCTCCATCGGGATGAGCGCAATGGGGGCGTAGAGTTAATACTGGAAGACGTGGCGCCAGCCAACCGTGATGCGCAGCAGCCATCGCGGTGA
- the wecB gene encoding UDP-N-acetylglucosamine 2-epimerase (non-hydrolyzing), protein MPEAALPRRVLCVFGTRPDAVKMAPVVRALMARPAEFTTRVLVTGQHREQLDQVLRVFGISPDADLAVMQPGQSLAAITTRVLEGVDVDLTRYPQDICLAQGDTTTTFSAALAAFYHKVPFGHVEAGLRTGEFYDPFPEELNRRLAGALATWHFAPTELAVKNLLAEGVRQEAIFLTGNTSIDALHMVPDGEADLQLQTWSAQGRRLVLVTAHRRENWGEPMARIARAIARLAASRDDCEIVVAMHLNPVVRGTLTSILTGLPHVHLIEPPDYAPFVQLMRHASLILTDSGGVQEEAPSFGVPILVLRKTTERAEGVSAGTARLVGTDTEEIVRWASLLLDNPEEWSAMAHASNPYGDGTAAQQIVEILACTDTGRCAE, encoded by the coding sequence TTGCCCGAAGCAGCGCTGCCACGGCGCGTCCTCTGTGTGTTCGGCACGCGTCCTGATGCAGTCAAGATGGCGCCGGTGGTGCGAGCCCTGATGGCAAGGCCAGCCGAGTTCACAACCCGGGTTTTAGTAACCGGCCAGCATCGCGAGCAGCTCGATCAGGTGCTCCGAGTGTTCGGAATCAGCCCGGATGCCGATCTTGCCGTAATGCAGCCCGGGCAGAGCCTGGCAGCCATAACCACACGCGTGCTGGAAGGCGTGGATGTCGACCTGACGCGGTATCCACAAGATATCTGCCTCGCTCAAGGCGACACAACCACCACCTTTTCTGCTGCGCTTGCTGCCTTTTACCATAAGGTACCGTTCGGCCACGTGGAGGCCGGATTGAGGACTGGAGAGTTCTACGATCCGTTTCCCGAGGAGCTGAATCGCCGGCTCGCGGGGGCGCTTGCCACCTGGCACTTTGCGCCGACGGAACTGGCGGTGAAGAATCTGCTTGCCGAGGGCGTCCGCCAGGAGGCTATCTTCCTCACCGGCAATACCAGCATCGACGCGCTGCACATGGTGCCGGACGGGGAGGCGGATCTCCAACTGCAAACGTGGAGCGCGCAAGGCCGCAGGTTGGTGCTGGTGACGGCGCATCGACGTGAGAATTGGGGAGAGCCTATGGCTCGTATCGCTAGAGCGATTGCACGTCTCGCCGCCTCCCGAGACGACTGCGAAATCGTAGTGGCGATGCATCTGAACCCGGTTGTGCGTGGAACGCTCACTTCGATCCTCACGGGGTTGCCACATGTACATCTTATCGAGCCGCCGGATTACGCGCCGTTTGTGCAGTTGATGCGGCACGCCTCGTTGATCCTCACCGACAGCGGCGGCGTGCAGGAGGAGGCGCCGAGCTTCGGTGTACCCATCCTGGTGCTGCGCAAAACAACCGAGCGTGCTGAAGGAGTGTCGGCTGGAACGGCCAGGCTGGTGGGAACCGATACGGAGGAGATTGTCCGCTGGGCCTCGCTGCTGCTGGATAACCCTGAGGAGTGGAGCGCGATGGCGCACGCGTCCAACCCTTACGGAGATGGCACCGCGGCGCAGCAGATCGTCGAAATCCTGGCTTGCACGGACACTGGCCGATGCGCCGAATAA
- a CDS encoding undecaprenyl/decaprenyl-phosphate alpha-N-acetylglucosaminyl 1-phosphate transferase — protein sequence MYGIVASAAISAIITALLSPVVRRWSIRRKMLDQPGERRVNTAPMPRGGGLAIFAGILVATAITMTIRQFARPGQHTWNLHVGGVILAVAFIAVVGFVDDLLDLSARWQVAAIVAAGLILMAFGVRIEGITNPLRPGLGTAWSVLRDWHELSVPLSIFVTLVWVFVVTKTVDAIDGVDGLAAGVCAISAATLALMSAQLHTDLGPTLALMAAAVLGACLGFLRDNYHPAKIIMGTSGAWVLGFTLAAISILGAFKFATAVSVAVPILVLGVPILDYTHVLTRRALEGAPLTHADKRHLHHRLLARGWTQPQVVWFVYSLTAVLCVAALVIFRASR from the coding sequence TTGTACGGCATCGTAGCTTCCGCGGCCATTAGCGCTATCATCACGGCTTTGCTTTCCCCGGTAGTCCGACGCTGGTCCATACGGCGCAAGATGCTCGATCAACCCGGAGAGCGTCGCGTCAACACGGCGCCTATGCCGCGCGGTGGCGGTCTTGCGATATTTGCCGGCATACTCGTTGCCACAGCGATCACGATGACGATACGACAGTTCGCACGGCCGGGACAGCACACCTGGAACCTGCACGTTGGCGGCGTGATACTGGCCGTAGCATTTATAGCTGTAGTAGGATTCGTCGACGACCTGCTCGACCTTTCCGCGCGATGGCAGGTAGCGGCAATTGTTGCGGCGGGCCTCATCCTGATGGCCTTCGGCGTGAGGATTGAGGGCATAACCAACCCGCTCCGACCCGGTCTCGGCACCGCTTGGTCCGTTCTCCGCGACTGGCATGAACTCAGTGTGCCACTCTCGATATTCGTCACCCTGGTTTGGGTATTTGTCGTTACAAAAACGGTAGACGCCATCGATGGAGTGGATGGCCTCGCGGCTGGTGTATGTGCAATATCGGCCGCTACGCTGGCGCTGATGAGTGCGCAGCTGCACACCGATCTGGGCCCGACGCTGGCGTTGATGGCAGCAGCGGTACTGGGAGCCTGTTTGGGGTTCTTGCGCGACAACTATCACCCCGCCAAAATCATCATGGGCACCTCGGGAGCCTGGGTGCTGGGGTTTACCCTGGCGGCGATCTCGATCCTGGGCGCCTTCAAGTTTGCCACGGCGGTTTCGGTGGCAGTGCCTATCCTGGTGCTTGGAGTGCCGATCCTGGACTATACGCACGTGCTCACGCGGCGCGCGCTGGAAGGTGCGCCGCTGACTCACGCCGACAAACGGCACCTGCACCACCGATTGCTGGCGCGCGGGTGGACGCAGCCGCAGGTTGTCTGGTTCGTATACAGTCTCACCGCCGTGCTCTGCGTAGCGGCACTGGTGATCTTCCGGGCGAGCCGGTAG
- the glnA gene encoding type I glutamate--ammonia ligase, with translation MTPKEILDLVRENDIKVVDFRFTDLPGSLQHFSIPASTLSADMFQEGLGFDGSSIRGFQEINESDMLLIPVPDTAYRDPFTEHATLNISCDIIEPGTRQHYGRDPRQVALRAEMYLKGTNIADTAYFGPEAEFYIFDDVRYDQTPYSGYYRVDSVEGIWNSGAEEAPNLGYKIPYKRGYFPVPPSDSLQDLRTEMMLTLIECGVDVEVQHHEVGTAGQAEIDMRFDTLTRMADKLQTYKYVIKNVARQNERTVTFMPKPLFQDNGSGMHVHQSLWKGSEPLFADAKGYAGLSEMAVHYIGGILKHAPALLAFCAPTTNSYRRLVPGYEAPINLIYSQRNRSACVRIPMYSSSPKAKRIEFRAPDPSANPYLAFAALLMAGIDGIENRIQPPTPVDKNVYDLPAAERKGIQQTPGSLDEVLAALSEDHEFLLKGGVFTHDLIKTWIEYKTEAELKQVALRPHPYEFALYYDI, from the coding sequence ATGACTCCGAAAGAGATTCTCGATCTGGTTCGGGAAAACGACATCAAGGTTGTGGACTTCCGATTTACCGACCTTCCCGGCTCGCTGCAGCACTTCTCCATACCCGCCTCCACGCTGAGCGCGGATATGTTTCAGGAGGGCCTCGGCTTCGATGGCTCCTCCATCCGAGGCTTCCAGGAGATCAACGAGTCGGACATGCTGCTCATCCCCGTGCCCGATACCGCCTACCGCGATCCGTTTACGGAGCACGCCACACTCAACATCAGCTGCGATATCATCGAACCTGGTACCCGTCAGCACTACGGTCGTGATCCGCGACAGGTGGCTCTTCGCGCTGAGATGTACCTGAAAGGGACCAACATCGCCGACACGGCCTACTTCGGCCCGGAGGCCGAGTTCTACATCTTCGACGATGTGCGCTACGACCAAACGCCGTATTCGGGGTACTACCGTGTGGACAGCGTAGAAGGCATCTGGAACTCCGGCGCCGAAGAGGCGCCGAACCTCGGATACAAGATCCCGTACAAGCGCGGCTACTTCCCCGTGCCGCCCAGCGACAGCCTGCAGGACCTGCGCACGGAGATGATGCTCACGCTCATCGAGTGCGGCGTGGATGTAGAAGTGCAGCATCACGAGGTCGGCACGGCCGGTCAGGCCGAAATCGACATGCGTTTCGACACGCTCACTCGCATGGCCGACAAGCTTCAGACCTACAAGTACGTCATCAAGAATGTGGCCCGCCAGAATGAGCGGACTGTAACGTTTATGCCCAAGCCGCTGTTTCAGGATAACGGCAGCGGCATGCACGTGCACCAGTCGCTTTGGAAGGGTTCGGAGCCGCTGTTTGCCGATGCCAAAGGCTATGCCGGCCTCTCGGAAATGGCGGTTCACTACATCGGCGGCATCTTGAAGCATGCACCGGCCCTGCTGGCGTTCTGTGCGCCAACCACCAACTCCTACCGGAGGCTGGTGCCGGGTTACGAGGCGCCGATCAACCTCATCTACTCGCAGCGCAACCGGTCGGCATGTGTGCGCATTCCCATGTACTCCAGCTCGCCGAAGGCAAAGCGGATCGAGTTCCGGGCGCCGGATCCATCCGCCAACCCGTACCTGGCGTTTGCCGCCCTTTTAATGGCCGGCATCGACGGCATCGAAAACCGCATTCAGCCTCCAACGCCGGTTGACAAGAACGTCTACGATCTGCCCGCCGCCGAGCGCAAAGGGATCCAGCAGACTCCCGGATCGCTGGATGAGGTTCTGGCGGCGCTCAGCGAGGACCACGAGTTCCTGCTGAAGGGCGGCGTGTTTACGCACGACCTGATCAAGACCTGGATCGAGTACAAAACCGAAGCAGAGTTGAAGCAGGTGGCGCTGCGTCCGCATCCGTACGAGTTCGCTCTGTATTACGACATCTAA
- a CDS encoding isocitrate dehydrogenase (NAD(+)), translating to MHTVTLIPGDGIGPEVTAAALRVVAASGVKIEWETVEAGAEVMTKYGDPVPDSVVQSVFRNGTALKGPITTPVGAGFSSANVSLRKRLNLYANVRPAHSLTGVKSRYENVDLVVVRENSEDLYSGLEHVVVPGVVESLKIITETASTRIGRYAFEYAVLNGRKKVTAVHKANIMKLADGLFLECLRRVSRDYPAIEYNEMIVDNTCMQLVMRPEQFDVMVMENLYGDIISDLASGLVGGLGLTPSVNIGEGGIAMFEAVHGSAPDIAGRNLADPVALILCAGMMLRRLNESAAAEAIERSVSRVLEAGEVRTADLGGNSSTTEMTDAIIAGL from the coding sequence ATGCATACAGTAACACTGATACCCGGAGACGGCATTGGCCCGGAGGTGACCGCGGCCGCGCTGCGTGTGGTTGCCGCTTCAGGCGTCAAGATTGAGTGGGAAACCGTAGAAGCCGGCGCCGAAGTGATGACCAAGTATGGCGACCCGGTGCCCGACAGCGTGGTACAGTCGGTTTTCCGAAACGGAACCGCGCTAAAAGGGCCGATCACGACACCAGTAGGCGCCGGGTTTTCCAGCGCAAACGTGTCGCTCCGCAAGCGGCTCAATCTGTACGCCAATGTGCGGCCGGCACACAGTTTAACGGGCGTGAAGTCGCGTTATGAGAACGTCGACCTGGTGGTGGTGCGCGAGAACAGCGAGGATCTCTACAGCGGCCTGGAGCATGTGGTGGTTCCTGGCGTGGTTGAGAGCTTGAAGATCATCACCGAAACGGCCAGCACGCGCATAGGAAGGTATGCGTTCGAATACGCGGTTCTCAATGGTCGCAAAAAGGTGACGGCCGTTCACAAGGCCAACATCATGAAGCTTGCGGACGGCCTTTTCCTGGAGTGTCTGCGCCGGGTAAGCCGGGACTATCCCGCTATTGAATACAACGAGATGATTGTTGACAACACCTGCATGCAGCTCGTGATGCGGCCGGAACAGTTTGATGTGATGGTGATGGAGAACCTTTACGGTGATATCATCTCGGACCTCGCCTCTGGCCTTGTAGGCGGCCTCGGCCTGACGCCGTCGGTGAATATCGGCGAAGGCGGCATTGCGATGTTTGAGGCTGTGCATGGCTCGGCGCCGGACATTGCAGGGCGGAACCTGGCCGATCCGGTCGCGCTGATCCTGTGTGCCGGCATGATGCTGCGGCGACTGAACGAGAGTGCTGCAGCTGAGGCGATCGAGCGCTCGGTCTCTCGCGTACTGGAGGCCGGCGAGGTTCGGACGGCCGACCTGGGCGGTAACTCCTCCACCACCGAGATGACCGACGCGATCATCGCCGGGCTGTAG
- a CDS encoding redoxin domain-containing protein has translation MTIWPDEPLAPGAFAPDFTLPDMMGKEYSSASARADGLLLLLLYKTGCGSSRFSLPFYQRFAPLCDASRGRLAVWAIVQDTAEIAAPVVADAGLTCPVLLDPDCTTTAAWGIQRVPNLYLVAPDSTILAAVTGHLSGDGWNEVARKASEFLGLDSMAVVSPADGVVFKPG, from the coding sequence ATGACAATCTGGCCCGATGAACCGCTTGCGCCGGGGGCTTTCGCGCCCGACTTCACTCTGCCTGACATGATGGGAAAGGAGTACAGCAGCGCCAGTGCGCGCGCGGATGGGCTGCTGCTCCTTCTGTTGTACAAAACCGGCTGTGGCAGCTCGCGTTTTAGCCTGCCGTTCTATCAACGGTTCGCACCGCTCTGCGACGCGTCGCGTGGACGGCTCGCGGTGTGGGCAATTGTTCAGGATACGGCTGAAATTGCCGCGCCTGTTGTTGCCGATGCGGGCCTCACCTGCCCCGTGCTGCTCGATCCCGACTGCACCACAACAGCCGCGTGGGGCATTCAGCGCGTGCCCAACCTGTATCTTGTGGCGCCAGATTCCACCATCCTGGCAGCAGTGACGGGGCATCTCAGCGGCGACGGGTGGAATGAGGTAGCCCGAAAGGCCTCGGAATTCCTGGGTCTGGATTCCATGGCTGTGGTCTCGCCGGCGGATGGAGTGGTGTTCAAACCGGGCTGA
- a CDS encoding GNAT family N-acetyltransferase, with protein sequence MQKLESDGVGIRVRQLHHEEAGQAAAIDAECFAVPWCAAVYCAELQLSSLWLGAYDNQGLIGVAGYRIEPPNAHIVRLGVLKEKRRQGVGALLTEKLVVEARAHDLIPMLEVRETNLPALALYRAAGFRIVGSVPNYYTKPRENAAILELRDWGGGA encoded by the coding sequence ATGCAAAAGCTCGAAAGTGACGGCGTGGGCATACGCGTGCGGCAACTGCATCACGAGGAGGCCGGCCAGGCGGCCGCCATCGACGCCGAGTGTTTCGCGGTCCCTTGGTGCGCCGCCGTTTACTGTGCGGAGCTGCAGTTGAGCAGTCTGTGGCTCGGCGCGTACGACAACCAGGGTTTGATTGGCGTCGCCGGCTACCGGATCGAGCCGCCAAACGCGCATATTGTCCGTTTGGGAGTGCTCAAGGAGAAGCGACGACAGGGCGTGGGAGCGCTGCTCACTGAAAAGCTGGTGGTGGAAGCGCGCGCTCACGACCTGATCCCTATGCTAGAAGTCCGTGAGACCAACCTGCCCGCGCTGGCGCTCTACCGCGCAGCCGGCTTCCGGATAGTGGGAAGCGTGCCGAACTACTACACGAAGCCCCGGGAAAACGCCGCTATCCTGGAACTGAGAGATTGGGGAGGCGGCGCGTGA
- the tsaD gene encoding tRNA (adenosine(37)-N6)-threonylcarbamoyltransferase complex transferase subunit TsaD, which translates to MGRRRVITLALETSCDETSCAILRGSSQILSNVIASQADLHARFGGVVPEAASRRHVERMVPVIRLALTNAGIGLPQVDLIGVTNRPGLAGALLTGVTAAKALAYALKRPIVAVHHLEGHIYSARLAEPEIEPPLLALVVSGGHTQLVLVERPLEYRLLGSTRDDAAGEAFDKGARLLGLPYPGGPALAQLAESGEAAAAPMPRAWMGESLDFSFSGIKTALRNALADGPLKRPEDYAAGYQAAIVDVLCVKTMRAAEITGVPTVCVVGGVAANGRLRAAIGTAAKARGLRLVVPPPELCTDNAAMIAAAAHARYLLRGGDAMEFDTIPTESLESAASVPA; encoded by the coding sequence TTGGGGAGGCGGCGCGTGATCACGCTGGCGCTTGAGACGAGTTGCGACGAGACTTCGTGCGCGATCCTGCGCGGAAGCTCTCAGATCCTTTCAAATGTGATCGCCAGCCAGGCGGATTTGCACGCGCGGTTCGGCGGCGTCGTCCCCGAGGCGGCTTCGCGACGCCACGTGGAGCGCATGGTTCCGGTGATCCGGCTCGCCCTGACGAACGCGGGCATCGGGCTGCCGCAGGTGGACCTGATCGGCGTGACAAACCGGCCCGGACTCGCCGGGGCGCTCCTGACTGGCGTTACGGCAGCGAAAGCGCTCGCCTACGCACTGAAGCGGCCCATTGTCGCGGTACACCATCTGGAGGGTCACATCTACTCGGCTCGTCTGGCAGAGCCGGAGATTGAGCCGCCCTTGCTGGCCCTGGTGGTCTCCGGCGGGCACACCCAACTTGTGCTGGTGGAGCGGCCTTTGGAGTACCGGCTTCTTGGCAGTACGCGGGACGATGCCGCTGGAGAGGCCTTTGACAAAGGCGCGCGCCTGCTCGGCCTGCCCTATCCCGGCGGACCTGCGCTGGCACAACTGGCTGAATCGGGAGAAGCTGCGGCCGCGCCGATGCCGCGCGCCTGGATGGGCGAATCCCTGGATTTCAGCTTCAGCGGCATCAAAACTGCGCTCAGGAATGCTCTGGCAGATGGTCCGCTGAAACGCCCGGAAGACTACGCGGCTGGTTACCAGGCGGCGATCGTGGATGTTTTGTGCGTCAAGACCATGCGGGCCGCCGAGATCACGGGCGTGCCGACGGTCTGCGTTGTCGGCGGCGTTGCAGCCAACGGACGCCTGCGCGCCGCTATCGGCACTGCGGCAAAGGCGCGCGGGCTGCGCCTTGTGGTACCGCCACCGGAGCTGTGTACCGATAACGCAGCCATGATCGCGGCCGCCGCTCACGCACGCTACCTGCTCCGCGGTGGCGACGCGATGGAGTTCGACACCATTCCCACCGAATCACTGGAATCGGCAGCATCGGTTCCGGCATGA
- a CDS encoding response regulator has translation MSPTPPHVLVVDDEPLMLELIRRILAGTGVTVSTVDTGSAACSLLGAPPRPDIVIADLSMPVVDGMAVTAVAGALSPPIPVILLTGHKITADVPTNVRAVILKPFRRAELLGQLVTILGNAMNLE, from the coding sequence ATGAGCCCCACGCCTCCGCATGTACTGGTGGTGGATGACGAGCCGCTGATGCTCGAGTTGATTCGACGGATCCTGGCCGGAACCGGCGTGACGGTGAGCACGGTGGATACCGGGTCCGCAGCCTGCTCGCTGCTCGGGGCGCCGCCTCGCCCGGACATTGTGATAGCCGACCTCTCTATGCCGGTTGTAGATGGCATGGCCGTTACGGCCGTGGCCGGAGCGCTCTCGCCTCCCATACCTGTGATCCTGCTGACCGGCCACAAGATTACCGCGGACGTTCCAACGAATGTACGGGCGGTGATCCTCAAGCCATTCCGTCGGGCCGAGCTGCTTGGTCAGCTCGTCACGATACTGGGAAACGCGATGAATCTGGAATAG